Part of the Caulifigura coniformis genome, GCGACCAGGGCCGGTCCCGAGTCTCCGCCTTTCAGCATCGTTCGGACGAGTCTCAGGTCCAGATTCGATTCCGGATTCGCCTCTTCACCGTGGCAGTGGAAGCAATGCTGTTTCAGGATCGGCCGGACGTCCCGTTCGAACAGGACTTCATCTGCGCAGCATTCGCTACACAGCAATGCGACAATCAGGCCTAGACTCGCGCGCATTTTCACCAATCCCGCAAGGTCTCCAGCGCGTCGGCGGGGGCTGCTTCCCGAAAACGCATCAACCGGAGTTTATCTCATTCGTCGACCGAAGTGTGCATGGAACGCACTCTTCATCACGGGCCTGTCTCAAGAGCGACCATTCTGTCAGGAATGCGACACCGTCGCGTGATGCCGATTGCGGTCAGATCGCTCCACTCGTTCTATCCGTTGCAGACGGATCAGGCTTTTTCATCGGTGAACCATTCCTGCTGAGCGCCGAGATCAGATTCGTCTATCCCGGCCAGGGAAGCAGGAATGCGTGGTGCTCGAACAACGCCTGCTTGCCGTGCTCGTCGATGAACTGCGTGAAGAAGAGCAGGAACACGTACAGGCCCAGAAGCGGCAGCAGCAGCGTCCGGCACGCCAGCCGGACGAGGAGATGCGCTCGTTGCCCTTCGGCCTGTTTTCTGACCGCCCTGCGATAGGCCCATCCCGTCAGAATCCGTGTCGGAAGAATGCTGGCGATGAAGATCAGGGTCACAAACCAGATCGCGTCATCGGGTGGCAGGGCGACTTTGAAGAGGTACAGCGGCAGGGACAGGACATAGAGCACGATGCAGACGCACAGCCACGCCAGCGGCGCATGACGCCAGAGTTCTCGCACGGATTTCAGCTGGAACCCTGTTCTCATCCGCTGTTCGGCGGCAAACCGTGCCTGGAGGAAAGGAATCCATCCAAAGACCCAGACCAGCAGCAGTCCGCCGGCGATCGTCGTGAGGCCTGGGCCGGGCTCGAGTCTTCTGAGGGCTGCGAGCAGGGCGCTCGGAACGAAGAGCCAGGCGAAGGCGACGATAAACCCGCGCACGCCCAGCCACCAATGCCGGCCGAAGCGGAGTGGTTCCAGGAACTCGTTGACGAGTTCGCCAGCGCGGCTCCAGTACGAACCGGAGCGAAGCTGTTTCCACAGCCAGCGGGCGTTCCTGATCGGGCGGACGAAACAGCCCGGGCTTCCGCCGCGCGCGAGAGCCAGGCACAGGTGCAGTGAAATCGCTGCCCACAGGATCGTCTGAAGATTGAGCAGACGTCGATGATGTTCGCCTCCGGGTGCGATCAGCTGCGCATCGGCCACTGCCCCGGCGACGAAACGGAGCGGCAACGTCCAGAGCCACAGGCCCAGCGCCATCGAGCCGAGTCGCGGGGCGATCTCGAGCAGGGGGACGCCATCGCGGATTCGGCCGCCGCGGGCGACGCGACCTTCGGCCGCCAGCAGGTAGCCGAGGGCGGCGAAGTTCAGGAGTGGAATCGCGGCCAGGACGGCGAGCAGCACGATCACGCTGGCGAGCCCGAACCCGTCGCGCACGACGCGCCCGGTCCACCAGAGCGAACGCTTCCACCAGGCCGGGAGTGGGCTCGCGGCCTCCGGCTTGCCGGTCGCGGATTCGGCAACATCGATCTCGCCGTCGAGTACGAATGACATCGAGTTCGCCGGCCCCTTCAGCGGGCCGCCTGTCGGGCCGCGACATCCTGCGAGGTGAGGGGAGTCCTCACACGTCGTAGTACATCGCAAATTCCCACGGATGGGGCCGTTCACGAAGGGCCTGGGCCTCGTGGGTCTGCTTGTACCAGATCCAGGTATCGATCACGTCCTCGGTGAATACGTCGCCCCGCAGCAGAAACGCGTGGTCATTCCGGAGCGCCGTGAGCGATTCTTCGAGCGTCGCCGGAACTTTCGGGAAGCTTTCCATTTCGTCCGGCGCGAGGTCGTAGATGTCCTTGTCGAGCGGCGGGCCGGGGTCGATGCGGTGCTGGATGCCGTCCAGCATGGCCATCAACAGGGCGGACGTCGCCAGGTACGGGTTGCAGGACGAATCCGGGCACCGGAACTCGAACCGCTTCGTCGCCGGGCTCGAACTGT contains:
- a CDS encoding DUF4013 domain-containing protein, whose product is MSFVLDGEIDVAESATGKPEAASPLPAWWKRSLWWTGRVVRDGFGLASVIVLLAVLAAIPLLNFAALGYLLAAEGRVARGGRIRDGVPLLEIAPRLGSMALGLWLWTLPLRFVAGAVADAQLIAPGGEHHRRLLNLQTILWAAISLHLCLALARGGSPGCFVRPIRNARWLWKQLRSGSYWSRAGELVNEFLEPLRFGRHWWLGVRGFIVAFAWLFVPSALLAALRRLEPGPGLTTIAGGLLLVWVFGWIPFLQARFAAEQRMRTGFQLKSVRELWRHAPLAWLCVCIVLYVLSLPLYLFKVALPPDDAIWFVTLIFIASILPTRILTGWAYRRAVRKQAEGQRAHLLVRLACRTLLLPLLGLYVFLLFFTQFIDEHGKQALFEHHAFLLPWPG